One genomic segment of Mesoterricola silvestris includes these proteins:
- a CDS encoding DUF4388 domain-containing protein, protein MSQGLIQGSMREAPLPDIIQLVSQGGKTGCFHVSEELHKARIYLKDGRIVHAVSNDCEGLDAIYEVALWLDGHYHFEENDPGVEVTITKPNPSILMEMHRRMDEWRVISQKIPSLDLHPHTTLLPGETPSGVNPREARLLTLATGYYTVAELAEVLEKPVLNIAKDLYGLVMGGHVVLKGVRSGKRPEVPGKPAPAAEKPQPAPPPPPAEPEPAPVVTEPVGLAPDPPSLPAEPEMPVRVELRPAHAAPRPLAPAQDPVRLAKLTNFTQRIVQTAKGALPPEHHEMVNRLQAKANQQLVAGEGPEAVKNLALAVSRGAVDAGCDGDTVKNLNAHLKALFAK, encoded by the coding sequence ATGTCCCAGGGTCTTATCCAAGGTTCGATGCGCGAGGCGCCCCTGCCGGATATCATCCAGCTGGTGAGCCAGGGCGGAAAGACCGGCTGTTTCCATGTGTCCGAGGAGCTGCACAAGGCGCGGATCTACCTGAAGGACGGCCGCATCGTGCATGCGGTATCCAACGACTGCGAGGGCCTGGACGCCATCTACGAGGTGGCGCTGTGGCTGGACGGCCACTACCACTTCGAGGAGAACGACCCCGGCGTCGAGGTGACCATCACCAAGCCGAACCCGTCCATCCTCATGGAAATGCACCGCCGCATGGACGAGTGGCGGGTCATCAGCCAGAAGATCCCGTCCCTGGACCTGCACCCCCACACCACCCTCCTTCCCGGCGAGACGCCCTCGGGCGTGAACCCGCGGGAGGCCCGGCTCCTGACCCTGGCCACGGGGTACTACACCGTCGCCGAACTGGCCGAGGTGCTGGAGAAGCCCGTGCTGAACATCGCCAAGGACCTCTACGGCCTCGTCATGGGCGGCCACGTGGTGCTCAAGGGCGTGCGCAGCGGCAAGCGTCCCGAGGTGCCCGGGAAACCCGCCCCCGCGGCGGAGAAGCCCCAGCCGGCCCCTCCACCGCCCCCGGCGGAGCCCGAGCCCGCCCCGGTGGTCACCGAGCCCGTGGGCCTCGCCCCGGATCCGCCGTCCCTGCCCGCGGAGCCCGAGATGCCCGTGCGGGTGGAGCTGCGGCCCGCCCACGCCGCGCCCCGGCCCCTGGCCCCGGCCCAGGATCCGGTGCGCCTGGCCAAGCTCACCAACTTCACCCAGCGCATCGTCCAGACAGCCAAGGGGGCCCTGCCGCCGGAGCACCACGAGATGGTGAACCGCCTGCAGGCCAAGGCGAACCAGCAGCTCGTCGCCGGCGAAGGCCCCGAGGCGGTCAAGAACCTGGCCCTCGCCGTTTCCCGGGGGGCGGTGGACGCCGGGTGCGACGGTGATACCGTCAAGAACCTCAACGCCCACCTGAAGGCCCTCTTCGCCAAGTAG
- the ribB gene encoding 3,4-dihydroxy-2-butanone-4-phosphate synthase, with product MSTPFSSIESAIEAIRQGRMVVVVDDEDRENEGDLTLAAEHVTPEAIAFMATHGRGLICTALEGPLLDHLHIPQMVQDNTSPFETAFCVSVEAREGTSTGISAHDRSRTIQALVAPGAKATDFVKPGHVFPLRAKPGGVLARTGQTEASVDLARLAGLHPSGVICEIMKDDGTMARVPDLVPFCQKFDLPLVTVAALVAHRLRVDPIIRRVGTTVRETAWGTLKVHRFESLLDGSQHFAYVLGEVEGGPAPLVRVHQETLPDDLDGFGKLAPTPFHEAMDAIRTEGRGVLVYLRRPGTDPEIPPQAPLSDRDVGVGAHILVSLGVKEMRLLSRAEKKYIGLRGFGLDIVGHVHLDAH from the coding sequence GTGAGCACACCTTTCTCCTCCATCGAATCGGCCATCGAGGCCATCCGCCAGGGAAGGATGGTCGTGGTGGTGGATGACGAGGACCGGGAGAACGAGGGCGACCTGACCCTGGCCGCCGAACACGTCACCCCGGAGGCCATCGCCTTCATGGCGACCCACGGCCGGGGGCTCATCTGCACCGCCCTGGAGGGCCCGCTCCTGGACCACCTCCACATCCCCCAGATGGTCCAGGACAACACCAGCCCCTTCGAGACCGCCTTCTGCGTGAGCGTCGAGGCCCGGGAGGGCACCTCCACGGGCATCTCCGCCCACGACCGCTCCCGCACCATCCAGGCCCTGGTGGCCCCCGGGGCCAAGGCCACGGATTTCGTGAAACCCGGCCACGTGTTCCCCCTGCGGGCCAAGCCCGGCGGCGTCCTGGCCCGCACCGGCCAGACGGAGGCCTCCGTGGACCTGGCGCGCCTGGCGGGCCTGCACCCCTCGGGCGTCATCTGCGAAATCATGAAGGACGACGGCACCATGGCCCGGGTCCCCGATCTGGTGCCGTTCTGCCAGAAGTTCGACCTGCCCCTGGTGACCGTGGCCGCCCTGGTGGCCCACCGCCTCCGGGTGGATCCCATCATCCGGCGCGTGGGCACCACGGTGCGGGAGACGGCCTGGGGCACCCTGAAGGTTCACCGGTTCGAGAGCCTCCTGGATGGCAGCCAGCACTTCGCCTACGTGCTGGGCGAGGTGGAGGGGGGCCCGGCTCCCCTTGTGCGGGTGCACCAGGAGACCCTGCCGGACGACCTGGACGGCTTCGGCAAGCTGGCCCCCACCCCCTTCCACGAAGCCATGGACGCCATCCGCACCGAGGGCCGGGGCGTCCTGGTCTACCTCCGCCGCCCCGGCACCGACCCGGAAATCCCGCCCCAGGCCCCCCTCAGCGATCGGGATGTGGGAGTAGGGGCTCATATTCTTGTGTCCCTTGGAGTTAAAGAAATGCGGCTCCTGAGCAGGGCGGAAAAGAAGTATATTGGTCTCCGTGGCTTCGGCCTCGACATCGTCGGTCACGTTCACCTGGACGCCCATTGA
- a CDS encoding Crp/Fnr family transcriptional regulator has product MLTIGQVRSYRPEEVIFREGDAGDGLYIVIDGTVRISKHTATGEEALAILEPNAFFGEMALVDFSTRAADAVANVPSEAFFIPLRELRTLIEANHGIALKVLYALCEVLTQRLRETNERYMTVFTLAQWGGGMTQDNLFPIP; this is encoded by the coding sequence GTGCTCACCATCGGCCAGGTGCGCAGCTACCGCCCGGAGGAGGTCATCTTCCGGGAAGGGGACGCGGGGGATGGGCTGTACATCGTGATCGACGGCACCGTGCGCATCTCCAAGCACACCGCCACCGGCGAGGAGGCCCTGGCCATCCTCGAACCCAACGCCTTCTTCGGCGAGATGGCCCTGGTGGACTTCTCCACCCGCGCCGCCGACGCCGTGGCCAACGTCCCCAGCGAGGCCTTCTTCATACCGCTCCGGGAACTGCGGACCCTCATCGAGGCCAACCACGGCATCGCCCTGAAGGTCCTCTACGCCCTCTGCGAGGTGCTGACCCAGCGCCTGCGCGAAACCAACGAGCGGTACATGACCGTGTTCACGCTTGCCCAATGGGGGGGAGGCATGACCCAGGACAACCTGTTCCCCATTCCCTGA
- the trxA gene encoding thioredoxin, with translation MSDLVKHITDADFQQTVATGVTLVDFWAPWCGPCRMIAPILDELAGELQSQARIVKINVDENPVVAGQFGVMSIPTLLLFKDGKKVDQKVGGQAKPQLKAFIQQAL, from the coding sequence ATGTCAGACCTAGTCAAGCACATCACCGACGCCGACTTCCAGCAGACCGTCGCCACGGGCGTCACGCTCGTGGACTTCTGGGCCCCCTGGTGCGGCCCCTGCCGCATGATCGCCCCCATCCTGGACGAGCTCGCCGGCGAACTCCAGTCCCAGGCCCGGATCGTCAAGATCAACGTGGACGAGAACCCCGTCGTCGCCGGCCAGTTCGGCGTCATGTCCATCCCCACCCTCCTTCTCTTCAAGGACGGCAAGAAGGTCGACCAGAAGGTCGGCGGCCAGGCCAAGCCCCAGCTCAAGGCCTTCATCCAGCAGGCGCTCTAG
- a CDS encoding ATP-binding response regulator: protein MSTLPPNVLLIDDDVAVLGMVGDALTHFGMKVHAFSEGDRALHLLEDPASPLFDLVISDINMEGMDGFDVINRVKATRPSLPVVLMTGQASLDYAIRAMRMGASNLFQKPLTIRELVNSVFHLVDLHREIRLAETGLRGMTEERRCFRIHAGELDIPSLVAHLTDRLVPMDFATASNVDVIGMAFHEALVNALEHGCLELDSGTKGDIFAETDAYATQFQKRLADPHYAGRLIEVESVLTAESFTVTIQDGGPGFDTSTVSTLSDMDLNKQCGRGLPLILLVMDKVVHNEKGNAITLVLNKKDAAS, encoded by the coding sequence ATGTCCACGCTTCCCCCCAATGTGCTCCTGATCGACGACGACGTGGCCGTTCTGGGAATGGTGGGCGACGCCCTCACGCACTTCGGCATGAAGGTGCACGCCTTTTCGGAGGGGGACCGCGCCCTGCACCTCCTGGAGGACCCCGCCTCGCCCCTGTTCGACCTGGTGATCTCGGACATCAACATGGAGGGCATGGACGGCTTCGACGTGATCAACCGCGTGAAGGCCACCCGTCCCAGCCTGCCGGTGGTGCTCATGACGGGCCAGGCCAGCCTGGACTACGCCATCCGGGCCATGCGCATGGGCGCCTCCAACCTGTTCCAGAAGCCCCTGACCATCCGGGAACTGGTCAACAGCGTCTTCCACCTGGTGGACCTGCACCGGGAGATCCGCCTGGCCGAAACGGGCCTCCGGGGCATGACCGAGGAGCGCCGATGCTTCCGGATCCATGCCGGGGAACTGGACATCCCCAGCCTCGTCGCCCATCTCACGGACCGCCTCGTGCCCATGGACTTCGCCACGGCCTCCAACGTGGACGTCATCGGGATGGCGTTCCACGAGGCGCTGGTCAACGCCCTGGAGCACGGGTGCCTGGAACTGGACTCCGGCACCAAGGGCGATATCTTCGCGGAGACCGACGCCTACGCCACCCAGTTCCAGAAGCGCCTCGCCGACCCCCACTACGCCGGCCGCCTCATCGAGGTGGAGAGCGTCCTCACCGCCGAAAGCTTCACGGTGACCATCCAGGACGGGGGCCCGGGCTTCGACACCTCCACGGTGTCCACCCTCTCCGACATGGATCTGAACAAGCAGTGCGGCCGCGGCCTCCCGCTGATCCTCCTGGTCATGGACAAGGTGGTCCACAACGAAAAAGGCAACGCCATCACGCTCGTCCTCAACAAGAAGGACGCGGCCTCGTAA
- a CDS encoding 3-deoxy-D-manno-octulosonic acid transferase → MDLVDSSYLGAVALAGAVARALARGLPPDWRLRLEAAAPEDLPEGWLWLHAVSVGELLLAEGILAVLRDRGHHVHVTTGTANGLALLERRLAGWDGGTGRVTGGAFPLDDPRGLASFLKVPPGAFVCLETEIWPNLLRELEALGVPRCVVNGRLTRRSLQRGGAWMARAASRLTVVAARDEASAALFRELGAPRVELGGNLKADLPPPRPLHGGWAHLRRGWAASAILVAGNTVEGEETLVLEAWDAARKRHPHLRLILAPRQPRRFQEAAGLLAGRAFRRASEVWPQTPGAWEACDILLLDTLGDLASAYREGTLALVAGGWTWHGGHNPLEPVRWGLPTLVGPGFTNFEDLVGPLRDAGLVEVVPAERLGPRICDLLDSLPLRPAEGGNPVPYPEGLAGSLEKTVAILKNCLPPLR, encoded by the coding sequence ATGGACCTGGTGGACAGCAGCTATCTGGGGGCCGTCGCCCTCGCGGGCGCCGTGGCCCGGGCCCTGGCGCGGGGCCTGCCCCCGGACTGGCGCCTTCGCCTGGAGGCCGCGGCCCCGGAGGACCTGCCCGAAGGCTGGCTCTGGCTCCACGCCGTGAGCGTGGGGGAGCTCCTGCTGGCCGAGGGGATCCTGGCGGTGCTGCGGGACCGGGGCCACCACGTGCATGTGACCACCGGCACCGCCAACGGCCTGGCCCTCCTGGAGCGGCGCCTGGCGGGGTGGGACGGGGGCACGGGCCGGGTCACCGGCGGCGCCTTCCCCCTGGACGATCCCCGGGGCCTGGCCTCCTTCCTGAAGGTGCCCCCCGGGGCCTTCGTGTGCCTGGAAACGGAGATCTGGCCCAATCTCCTGCGGGAACTGGAGGCCCTGGGGGTGCCCAGGTGCGTGGTGAACGGCCGCCTCACCCGGCGCAGCCTCCAACGGGGCGGAGCCTGGATGGCCCGGGCCGCCTCGCGTCTCACGGTGGTCGCCGCCCGGGACGAGGCCTCGGCCGCCCTCTTCCGGGAACTGGGGGCCCCCCGGGTGGAGCTGGGCGGCAACCTCAAGGCCGATCTGCCCCCGCCCCGGCCCCTGCACGGGGGCTGGGCCCACCTGCGCCGGGGCTGGGCGGCCTCCGCGATCCTGGTGGCCGGCAACACGGTGGAGGGCGAGGAGACGCTTGTGCTGGAGGCCTGGGACGCCGCCCGGAAGCGGCACCCGCACCTGCGCCTGATCCTGGCCCCGCGCCAGCCCCGGCGCTTCCAGGAGGCCGCCGGCCTGTTGGCGGGCCGGGCCTTCCGCCGGGCCTCGGAGGTCTGGCCCCAGACCCCCGGCGCCTGGGAGGCCTGCGACATCCTCCTGCTGGATACCCTGGGGGACCTGGCTTCGGCCTACCGGGAAGGCACCCTGGCCCTGGTGGCCGGGGGCTGGACCTGGCACGGCGGCCACAATCCCCTGGAACCGGTGCGCTGGGGCCTGCCGACCCTGGTGGGACCCGGTTTCACCAATTTCGAGGACCTGGTGGGCCCCCTGCGGGACGCGGGGCTGGTGGAGGTCGTCCCGGCGGAGCGCCTGGGGCCAAGGATCTGTGATCTGTTGGATTCGCTTCCCTTGCGCCCAGCGGAGGGCGGCAATCCGGTCCCCTACCCGGAGGGGCTCGCGGGTTCTTTAGAAAAAACCGTAGCCATTCTTAAGAATTGCCTACCCCCTCTCCGATAA
- a CDS encoding CobW family GTP-binding protein, producing MLEVLLVTGPLGSGKTTVVNRLLKAELQRGGKVAVLINEFGSVSVDGVLVDAERPELADIANLVNGCACCSLKADVVKVLADWASLPGDRRPDRVVLETTGLADPTDLVDLEEDPALAGIRLAGCLTVISALAPLGHLEQKVLLRRQAGLASLCYVSKADLDPSMALAWESQLRSAFPGHAILRTRMGVAPEGGPDPWSGILPEAPAPAGGPSFAQARALTLRWDHPVDPDALEALFLRPPERGEVLRAKGVCAFQGWPARNDGSDRWAFQLADGRLEISPLPAPASGAPAPLAAVVIGLDLDHASWRQQLRALERPPAGARRKVPLA from the coding sequence ATGCTCGAAGTCCTCCTGGTCACAGGTCCCCTCGGTTCCGGCAAGACGACGGTGGTGAACCGCCTCCTCAAGGCCGAGCTCCAGCGCGGGGGCAAGGTCGCCGTGCTCATCAACGAATTCGGATCCGTGAGCGTCGACGGCGTCCTGGTGGACGCCGAGCGCCCCGAACTGGCCGACATCGCCAACCTGGTGAACGGATGCGCCTGCTGCAGCCTGAAGGCCGACGTGGTCAAGGTGCTCGCGGACTGGGCCTCCCTGCCCGGGGACCGGCGCCCGGACCGGGTGGTGCTGGAAACCACGGGCCTGGCGGACCCCACGGACCTGGTGGACCTGGAGGAGGACCCCGCCCTGGCCGGCATCCGCCTCGCGGGCTGCCTCACGGTCATCTCCGCCCTGGCCCCCCTGGGGCACCTGGAGCAGAAGGTCCTCCTGCGCCGCCAGGCCGGGCTGGCCAGCCTCTGCTACGTGAGCAAGGCCGACCTGGACCCCAGCATGGCACTGGCCTGGGAGAGCCAGCTGCGCAGCGCCTTCCCCGGCCACGCCATCCTGCGCACCCGCATGGGCGTGGCCCCGGAAGGCGGCCCCGACCCCTGGTCGGGCATCCTCCCCGAAGCCCCCGCCCCCGCCGGAGGCCCCAGCTTCGCCCAGGCCCGGGCCCTGACCCTGCGCTGGGACCATCCGGTGGACCCCGATGCCCTGGAAGCCCTCTTCCTGCGCCCCCCGGAACGGGGGGAGGTGCTGCGCGCCAAGGGCGTCTGCGCCTTCCAGGGCTGGCCGGCCCGGAACGACGGCAGCGACCGGTGGGCCTTCCAACTGGCCGATGGCCGCCTGGAGATCAGCCCCCTTCCCGCCCCGGCCAGCGGCGCCCCGGCCCCCCTGGCCGCCGTCGTCATCGGCCTGGACCTGGACCACGCTTCCTGGAGGCAGCAGTTGCGGGCCCTGGAACGCCCGCCGGCGGGGGCCCGCCGGAAGGTTCCCCTTGCCTGA
- a CDS encoding rhodanese-like domain-containing protein — protein MNRYAQFSLRALAFVAAAGLLGTAANRFAPPRRKLDWLGQAPVEPLPPVDPPGAAPAAELEATPSARLTDDRAARPETARAARPETARAVRPEAARAAGPAPRAADPLLPSATQAVRQITSQEASLAFAKHVLFLDARRSAEFEDGHVQGAWSAPVWEVDCDRRITEFEARANPGMKDPIVVYCSSGCEDSRLLAAKLQALGYRNLLVYTDGFPDWTAKGRPVARGPRP, from the coding sequence ATGAACCGCTACGCCCAATTCTCCCTCCGCGCCCTGGCCTTCGTGGCCGCGGCGGGCCTCCTGGGCACCGCGGCCAACCGATTCGCCCCCCCCCGGCGGAAACTGGACTGGCTGGGCCAGGCCCCCGTGGAGCCCCTCCCTCCCGTGGACCCACCCGGGGCCGCTCCGGCGGCGGAGCTCGAGGCCACCCCGTCGGCCAGACTTACGGACGACCGTGCGGCCAGGCCCGAAACCGCCCGGGCGGCTAGGCCCGAAACCGCCCGGGCGGTCAGGCCCGAGGCCGCCCGGGCGGCTGGGCCCGCGCCCCGGGCCGCCGATCCCCTCCTGCCCTCCGCGACCCAGGCGGTGAGGCAGATCACCTCCCAGGAGGCCTCCCTGGCCTTCGCGAAACACGTCCTCTTCCTGGACGCCCGGCGATCGGCGGAATTCGAGGACGGGCATGTGCAGGGCGCCTGGAGCGCCCCCGTGTGGGAAGTCGACTGCGACCGGCGCATCACGGAATTCGAGGCCCGGGCCAACCCCGGCATGAAGGACCCCATCGTGGTCTACTGCTCCAGCGGATGCGAGGATTCCAGGCTGCTGGCCGCCAAGCTCCAGGCCCTGGGCTACCGGAACCTGCTGGTGTACACCGACGGCTTCCCGGACTGGACCGCCAAGGGCCGCCCCGTGGCCCGGGGGCCCCGGCCATGA
- a CDS encoding MauE/DoxX family redox-associated membrane protein gives MMRRLVHPWITVRAQIALGAVFVVAALPKIADPPGFAKAIWNYQLFPAWAVNPSALVLPWLELLCGVALCLGLWTRAAAAWLGVLLLAFLAALSINLARHHPVDCGCFSTQAAARSVEERVADMRWAILRDAGLLLLAAQVLAAGARRYQGSRNR, from the coding sequence ATGATGCGGCGCCTCGTCCATCCCTGGATCACCGTGCGGGCCCAGATCGCCCTGGGGGCGGTGTTCGTCGTGGCGGCCCTGCCCAAGATCGCCGACCCCCCGGGCTTCGCCAAGGCCATCTGGAACTACCAGCTCTTCCCGGCCTGGGCCGTGAACCCCTCGGCCCTGGTGCTGCCCTGGCTGGAGCTCCTGTGCGGGGTGGCCCTGTGCCTGGGCCTCTGGACCCGGGCCGCCGCGGCCTGGCTCGGGGTCCTGCTCCTGGCCTTCCTCGCGGCCCTGTCCATCAACCTCGCCCGGCACCACCCCGTGGACTGCGGGTGCTTTTCCACCCAGGCCGCGGCCCGCTCCGTGGAGGAGCGGGTGGCCGACATGCGCTGGGCGATCCTCCGGGACGCCGGCCTCCTGCTCCTGGCCGCGCAGGTGCTGGCGGCGGGGGCCCGGCGGTACCAGGGCTCGCGGAATCGTTGA
- a CDS encoding ABC-F family ATP-binding cassette domain-containing protein, which produces MLGAQNVTMRFGARILFEDVTTAFQPGRRYGLTGPNGSGKSTFIKLFTGEMEPTTGLIQRPKKMGVLAQDQFAFDAFRVIDTVIMGNKPLWEALQERDRIYEKTDMTDADGMRLGELEGIVADEDGYTAEADAAILLDGLGVPEAFHERTMGEIQGGQKVRVLLAQSLFGNPEALLLDEPTNHLDLDSIHWLENFLSRYKGSLVVISHDRHFLNAICTHIADIDYQTIIQYTGGYDDMVLQKMQIRSRLESENTQREKKIAQLNDFIQRFAAGTRSSQVNSRRKEVERLTPNDLARSNIQRPYIMFGQNKPGGRHALEFEDVCKGYDQEDGRQEVIRNFTANVGRGEKIALVGRNGAGKSTLLKALLANAPQVTEADRAIDSGTVKWGHEVNVGYFAQDFRESIPGGYALVDWLRQFDPDALVEQIRGVLGQMLFRGEEGMKRTEVLSGGEGCRLMFCKLMLQKPNFLVLDEPTNHLDLEAVIALNTALQRYEGTVILVTHDEDLIDEVATRIWNITDDGIEDFQGTYAEFQAHHS; this is translated from the coding sequence ATGCTCGGTGCCCAAAACGTGACCATGCGCTTCGGCGCGAGGATCCTCTTCGAGGACGTGACCACCGCGTTCCAGCCCGGGCGCCGCTACGGCCTCACGGGCCCGAACGGCAGCGGCAAGTCCACCTTCATCAAGCTGTTCACCGGGGAGATGGAGCCCACCACCGGCCTGATCCAGCGCCCGAAGAAGATGGGCGTGCTGGCCCAGGACCAGTTCGCCTTCGACGCCTTCCGGGTCATCGACACCGTCATCATGGGCAACAAGCCCCTGTGGGAGGCCCTGCAGGAGCGGGACCGCATCTACGAGAAGACCGACATGACCGACGCCGACGGCATGCGCCTGGGCGAGCTCGAAGGCATCGTGGCCGACGAGGACGGCTACACCGCCGAGGCCGACGCGGCCATCCTCCTGGACGGCCTGGGCGTCCCCGAGGCCTTCCACGAGCGCACCATGGGCGAGATCCAGGGCGGCCAGAAGGTGCGGGTGCTCCTGGCCCAGTCCCTCTTCGGGAACCCGGAGGCCCTGCTCCTGGACGAGCCCACCAACCACCTGGACCTGGACTCCATCCACTGGCTGGAGAACTTCCTGTCCCGGTACAAGGGTTCGCTGGTGGTCATCTCCCACGACCGGCACTTCCTCAACGCCATCTGCACCCATATCGCCGACATCGACTACCAGACCATCATCCAGTACACCGGCGGCTACGACGACATGGTCCTGCAGAAGATGCAGATCCGGTCCCGCCTGGAGTCCGAGAACACCCAGCGCGAGAAGAAGATCGCCCAGCTCAACGACTTCATCCAGCGCTTCGCCGCGGGCACCCGCAGCAGCCAGGTGAACTCCCGCCGCAAGGAGGTGGAGCGCCTCACCCCCAACGACCTGGCCCGCAGCAACATCCAGCGCCCCTACATCATGTTCGGCCAGAACAAGCCCGGGGGCCGCCACGCCCTGGAGTTCGAGGACGTGTGCAAGGGGTACGACCAGGAGGATGGCCGCCAGGAGGTGATCCGCAACTTCACCGCCAACGTCGGCCGGGGCGAGAAGATCGCCCTGGTGGGCCGGAACGGCGCCGGCAAGTCCACCCTGCTCAAGGCCCTGCTGGCCAACGCGCCCCAGGTGACCGAGGCCGACCGCGCCATCGACTCGGGCACGGTGAAATGGGGCCACGAGGTGAACGTGGGGTACTTCGCCCAGGACTTCCGGGAATCCATCCCCGGGGGCTACGCCCTGGTGGACTGGCTCCGGCAGTTCGACCCCGACGCCCTGGTGGAGCAGATCCGCGGCGTCCTGGGGCAGATGCTCTTCCGGGGCGAGGAGGGCATGAAGCGCACCGAGGTCCTCTCCGGAGGCGAAGGCTGCCGCCTCATGTTCTGCAAGCTCATGCTCCAGAAGCCCAACTTCCTGGTGCTGGACGAGCCCACGAACCACCTGGACCTGGAGGCCGTCATCGCCCTCAACACCGCCCTGCAGCGCTACGAGGGCACCGTCATCCTGGTCACGCACGACGAGGACCTCATCGACGAGGTGGCCACCCGCATCTGGAACATCACCGACGACGGCATCGAGGACTTCCAGGGCACCTACGCCGAATTCCAGGCCCATCACAGCTAG